One Polyodon spathula isolate WHYD16114869_AA unplaced genomic scaffold, ASM1765450v1 scaffolds_1544, whole genome shotgun sequence genomic window, acagagaggtgtggtaaagtgtagggaagcattgtaaagcacaggctAAGAGTTTTAGGTGGCATGGTTCTGGTACAGGATAACTGGTCAAGCTGctaaatgaaaacacagtttTGCCGGAACGTGTTTCAAAGCGTTCGACGCGGCTCGTGAAAGCCCAGCAGTGACCGTTTCTGCAATGACTGTGCATTCACTCCTCTTTAAGAGAGTTTCTGGGGCTCTACAGCCGGTTGATCGTGTTCTGGCCCCACCTCTCCGGGTTTGGAGGTCTCCTCCTCCAGTTCGATGGCGTATTTGTTGTTCATGGTTCGACAGTCCTCTAGCGCCCCCTTCAGGGCTGGGTGATGCAGTTCGATAAGCAGGTAATACACAGCGGTCCCGACCAAAGAGCCCACCATGGGACCGAGCAAGGGAACCCACCACCAGTGTCTCCCAGCGCTGCCGGAGAGAAAATAACAGCACTACATGGGTGGGAACaggactcccgttgcacagcagcgtgatccgcTCCTGgttttcactaggagtttaataataagactcacctgagcttgttacctagacacactggctAGCTGGTGTTGAAAGCTGGACTGGGTGAcgctgctgtgcagtaggagtctgaaCGTTTTGGAAATTAAGTAGAATCTAGAGCCCCCTGGTGGAAATGGAGGGGATCACACCCCGCAGGTACACACTCACCTAAACACCTCCAAACCCCAGCCCCCCGCGCAGGTGAACAGTCGGGGTCCCAGGTCGCGGGCGGGGTTAATGGCGTACCCGCTGTTGGAGCCCATGGCCAGTCCGATCACCAGCACCAACAATCCCACCAGAACCGGCTCCAGCCCCTTTGGAGCGGGACTGTTCTGAGAGTCACCCAGCGCCAGAACACACAGGAGCAGAGCGGCAGTGCCAATCacctgagagagaggggagagagaagagagagagagagagaggggattggagaggggagaggagagtagaaaggagagtagagaggagagacagagagaggattggagaggggagaggagagtagaaaggagaggaaagagagagaggggattgaagaggagagagagagggggagaagagagTAGAAAGGAGTATGGTTATTGACAGTTTATAGCTGTCCCctatccccctggtaaaagcacagcacaacaGTTAAGACTTTAGACTCGGCTCCTTATACCTGATCCACAAATCCATTGAAAATGGACAGATAGGGTGCGGGGTAGGTAGCGAAGATCGAGGCCGTCTCTAAGGGGCCAGTGACGGTCAGATTGCCCCCGCTGTAGTGCATGATGGCATCTGTGCAGAGAACAGAGACGGGAAGAACAGCACTATCAAAATCACCAGGAATAGCACGGACTATATATATACCTATCTCTCAGTACGTGATGTCTCCTCACCGCGGTACAGCGCGTACACCGTGGCAGCAGCAACAAATGCCCCGAGCAGCTGAAAGAACGCGTACACCGGCAGCTTCTGCCAGGGCAGCCGGCCCAGCAAGCACATGGCCAGGGAAACGGCAGGGTTGAGATGGGctcctgcagcacacacacacacacacacagagagagactatGTGAAGTAACGCGGCTCTGCCTGTGCGCAGTAATTAGACACACGGGATGTGAAAGCGGTACAGGTTATTTTTGTTAAGGTGAGCCTTACCTGAAACGCCGCGGGAGGCGTGCACACCAAACGTGACTCCGAATGCAAAAGCCAGGTTGATAGAGAGATACTCGCCTCTGGTTTGACTGCTAGTCGTGACCTGAGCCACGGCGCCGCACCCGAAAAtctgcaggagaaaaaaaaaaaataataataataataataaaagatatcgttttaaaataatgtccagAATGAATTCCCGGCCTGAATcacacctgaatatcttctgcgcttcctctgagttctgaattcattgtgtctgtctgtctgtctgtgtgtgtgtgtgtctgtctgtatccgttttaaaaataatgtcCAGAATGAATTCCCCTATGCCTGAATCACACCTGAATATCGTTCTGCGGTATCTTTCTGCGACTGTCTTCCCGTTTGgggctcagttttttttttcttcctctgagaccgtctgtctgtctgtgccctcTATCCCTCTCAGATTGgagcccaggcctccagagggAGGTGGATTAGCCTTCAGCGACACTTCGCTCTGGTCtcaaataatctctctctctggaaTCACTTCTGCAATTAAACCTGAAAATATTCTGGAAGGATCCGGAGCCAGACTTAGTTATGCTTTTGAAACTGAAAGCGCGGCagaaacagagacacagagggaggtgagagagagctgAATCTTAATAATCAGCCAGGCTTCTCAATGCCTCGTAAAGATTTAGTGTTATTGGATGTCTTATCTACGCAGTTCGAAGGTTGATCGCTTTTCTGTTTCTGACACTATTGAGCATCTGCCCCCCCCCCTATAAACTCTAAATAAGACTTTACATGCCCTACGAAAAACCCAGCTCCCCTGAGCTGTGTTCTGCTCCCCTGCGCTGTGCCCTGctctgtaccctgctcccctgtgctgtgcccTGCTCTGTACCTTGCTCCCCTGAGCTGTGTTCTGCTTCCCTGCGCTGTGCCCTGCTCTGTACcttgctcccctgtgctgtaccctgctcccgtGCTGTGCCCTGCTCTGTACCTTGCTCCCCTGTGCTATactctgctcccctgtgctgtaccctgctcccctgtgctgtacgcTGCTCTGTATCCTGCTCCCCTGTTCTGTACCCTGCTCCTCCAGACGCAGTACTCACGATCAGGATGTAAACGCCCAGGAATTCTGCGAAGCATTCCCGCACCAGAGCGTTCCTCACTCTCAACATCTCCTTCACTCTGTCCATTCCTTCAATCTGAGCGATCCTCCAGGAGCGAGCAGGGAGAAGCACAGagggtgcgtgcgtgtgtgtgcgtgagtgtgacagacagagttCTGAGAGCTCACAGACTTTAACCCCCCCCCATCGCCCATAAACATTACGATACAGATTCCTGCAGATTCATTGATAACGActcagagaaagaaaaacaagcgaCGACagactgtagttttattttcttccaaGTATCAACACAAAtcttttttagattattttttgcttttttacagTTTAACATTTTTGCAGGCATGGGGGCGGTAAAGCACAGTCAGTTTACTAAGACAATACCCTCTTTGTAatgcacatatacatacaaaaaaatgcaattctatACAATTCTGCTGCAACTTTATGTCATTGAAAGGGAGCGTTTTAGTTTCCTAGAAGCTACTAACTGAGGCGTCGTCTTTTCTGCAATGTCCCAACTCCAAGGGGTAAGGAGAATGGCACAGGTGTTATTATTGaggtgaaactagaagagaccgagtcaagcagaccagtgtcGGGGCTCTAGAGCCTTCATCAGcattattgaaactaaactgagtcaagcagaccagtgtcGGGGCTCtagagccttcatcagtgttactgaaactaaactgagtcaagcagaccagtgtcGGGGCTCtagagccttcatcagtgttactgaaactaaactgagtcaagcagaccagtgtcGGGGCTCTAgagccttcatcagcgttattgaaactaaactgagtcaagcagaccagtgtcGGGGCTCtagagccttcatcagtgttactgaaactaaactgagtcaagcagaccagtgtcGGGGCTCtagagccttcatcagtgttactgaaactaaactgagtcaagcagaccagtgtcGGGGCTCtagagccttcatcagtgttactgaaactaaactgagtcaagcagaccagtgtcGGGgttctagtgccttcatcagtgtaaaatACAAAGTTGAACCACGCAGGGAGCTAAGCTTTGAGAATGTCATTTTCTTTCTTGCATTCTTCTGATttccttcaaaaaataaataataaaaacgttTTTTCAAAACTTGCTGGTCAGGTACGAACCGCAGTCCCCTGGATTGATCCGGGCCACCCCGTTCTCTCGCGCCTTCGGCTCGGGCTGGTCCCTCTCCGGATCCTCGTGATGCAGCTCAACGAAAACCTGGTAGAGCGACGCCCCCGTCACCCCGCCGATCAGCGGGGCCACGACGGGAACCCACCACCAGTTCTCAAAAGCCCTGTGGAGAGAAAGAGCTTCAGAGAGCCGGGTCTGTGCAGGCAGGCTGAGCCGCTGCGGCCGCTCGGCGCTGTACCTACGTGAACACTCCGGGGCCCCAGCCCGCTACCACGGTGAACAACCGGGGCCCCAGGTCCCTGGCTGGGTTGATGGCTCCCCCGCAATTGGAGCTCATGGCCATGCCGATCCCAAGGACCACAAAGCCGACCAGCAGGGGCTGCAGACCCTCGGGAGCCGGGCTGTTCCGGGAATCATCCAGCGGGAGGATGCACAGGAGCAGGGTGGCTGTGCCGATCACCTGGGCGAgggaggggcagggagagaggagtgaggagcggTGCAGGGGGATGGAGAGGCTCTTATACAGCCTCCCCGCACAGGAAAAAACAcagccaagtgtaataaagcacagtgaaggcacggtacagcacagagaggtctggtaaagcacagagaggtctggtacagcacagtgaggtctggtacagcacagagaggtctggtacagcacagagaggtctggtacagcacagagaggtctggtaaagcacagagaggtctggtacagCACAGTGAGGTCcggtacagcacagagaggtctggtaaagcacagagaggtctggtatagGGAAGCAATGCAAAGcacaataacactgatgaaggcactagcagaAATGCTGGTCTGCTgttacaccagagtgtaaccatgaaTCTGTTCCCCCCTGCAGCACTCTGGCCTCTAGCACACATTGCAATGGATCTTCTACCTGGTCTACGAATGCACTTGAAAGCGAGAGATATTCACTGGGGTAGGTAGCGAAGATCGAGGCCGTCTCTAAGGGGCCAGTGAAGGTCAGATTGCCCCCGCTGTAGTGCATGATGGCATCTGTGCAGAGAACAGGGACAGGAAGAACAGTGCTATCAAA contains:
- the LOC121309841 gene encoding aquaporin-10-like, producing MDRVKEMLRVRNALVRECFAEFLGVYILIIFGCGAVAQVTTSSQTRGEYLSINLAFAFGVTFGVHASRGVSGAHLNPAVSLAMCLLGRLPWQKLPVYAFFQLLGAFVAAATVYALYRDAIMHYSGGNLTVTGPLETASIFATYPAPYLSIFNGFVDQVIGTAALLLCVLALGDSQNSPAPKGLEPVLVGLLVLVIGLAMGSNSGYAINPARDLGPRLFTCAGGWGLEVFSAGRHWWWVPLLGPMVGSLVGTAVYYLLIELHHPALKGALEDCRTMNNKYAIELEEETSKPGEVGPEHDQPAVEPQKLS
- the LOC121309842 gene encoding aquaporin-10-like codes for the protein MMKLKHKLQLRNRLARECLAEFLGTFVLLLFGCAAAAQVKTTSEAKGQYLSVNLASAVGVISAVYISRGVSGAHLNPAVSLSFCMLGRFEWKRLPFYILFQIMGAFAASGTVFLQYYDAIMHYSGGNLTFTGPLETASIFATYPSEYLSLSSAFVDQVIGTATLLLCILPLDDSRNSPAPEGLQPLLVGFVVLGIGMAMSSNCGGAINPARDLGPRLFTVVAGWGPGVFTAFENWWWVPVVAPLIGGVTGASLYQVFVELHHEDPERDQPEPKARENGVARINPGDCGSYLTSKF